From the Teredinibacter turnerae T7901 genome, one window contains:
- a CDS encoding vWA domain-containing protein, with amino-acid sequence MLISIRSIGVLAVSGLLLSACGGGPGGGTTSINDPGSPQVPTNVPSFIPTPVPSPSPSPSPTPTPSPSPSPSPTPSPVPSGQGVALYGSVDGLVSGLELELEEIYTGQHKSITEPGEFFFPQTFTAGTDFSVIIAQQPEGQNCVLQNSEGTFNGLDFMGLSASCLGEEGYSLELMGFDSRLPSFVIAGLRVEDVASGEPVTQLHTDAFYVEENDQRVGVESYLTSEQIPKESVQLRTVLLLDVSTSIDSGEMEKLKTAAKASLISYENDTKTSRLLPGQQQVAIYSFDSEITLLTDYTSDINLLEAAIDTIPNSVLERGNSTNLLGAMEIAAERWNDQIDLIAVERGYAVLLTDGEHNFDSRSPADIEADLTNFFGTRKKVYAIAVGNNVNLENLEAITASSEQVLTVNSFESAEELEAVFTEVATTEAKAIEGLYRVFYATPKRQGINNATFSLVDNRICVDSTACDESVSSDFFAEEFFDVSPTLFAEVSGGSEESDKSRLIGAGERLTIEAILRWANLTPSYTLRIENLVGEVPGLQAVGEDRWVLSFPAGFTSATMIIGETATGYEQTVALNRQTDGVLAVSSATLAAL; translated from the coding sequence ATGTTAATAAGTATCAGATCTATTGGGGTTTTGGCAGTTTCAGGATTGCTACTATCAGCTTGCGGAGGAGGCCCCGGAGGCGGAACTACGAGCATTAACGACCCGGGTTCGCCCCAAGTACCGACTAACGTTCCCAGCTTTATTCCAACGCCGGTACCTTCACCGAGTCCGTCGCCCAGCCCAACACCTACCCCGTCGCCATCACCATCACCGTCGCCAACGCCGTCACCTGTACCGAGCGGCCAGGGGGTAGCGCTTTACGGAAGTGTCGACGGTTTGGTAAGCGGCCTCGAACTGGAGCTGGAAGAGATATATACGGGTCAACACAAATCGATTACAGAACCCGGTGAGTTCTTTTTTCCGCAGACGTTTACCGCCGGCACAGATTTCAGCGTGATTATTGCGCAGCAACCGGAAGGTCAGAATTGCGTTCTACAAAATAGTGAAGGAACGTTTAATGGGCTCGATTTTATGGGGCTTAGCGCGAGCTGCCTCGGAGAAGAGGGCTACAGCCTGGAGTTAATGGGGTTCGATAGTCGATTGCCGAGTTTTGTGATCGCGGGGTTACGGGTTGAGGATGTCGCCAGCGGTGAACCAGTCACTCAATTGCACACCGATGCGTTCTACGTAGAAGAAAACGATCAGCGCGTTGGTGTGGAATCCTATCTGACTAGTGAGCAGATTCCAAAGGAATCCGTGCAACTGCGAACGGTACTGCTACTCGATGTGAGTACCAGTATCGACTCTGGTGAGATGGAAAAGCTAAAAACTGCTGCGAAAGCATCGCTCATCTCATACGAGAACGACACTAAAACATCGCGCCTACTCCCCGGGCAACAACAAGTGGCCATTTACAGTTTTGACAGTGAAATCACCCTGCTGACTGATTACACATCGGACATCAATTTGTTGGAAGCCGCCATAGATACAATACCGAATAGTGTGTTGGAGCGCGGTAATTCCACCAATTTACTGGGCGCTATGGAAATCGCAGCAGAGCGTTGGAATGATCAAATAGACCTGATTGCTGTCGAGCGCGGCTACGCTGTGTTACTCACCGATGGCGAACACAACTTTGATTCACGTTCTCCTGCAGATATTGAAGCCGACCTAACTAACTTTTTTGGAACACGTAAAAAAGTGTATGCAATTGCCGTCGGTAATAACGTTAACCTCGAGAATCTGGAGGCTATTACAGCGAGTAGCGAACAGGTACTTACGGTAAACAGCTTCGAAAGTGCGGAAGAATTGGAAGCGGTATTTACAGAGGTTGCCACTACTGAAGCGAAAGCCATTGAGGGCTTATACCGCGTTTTCTACGCCACGCCCAAGCGCCAGGGTATTAACAACGCAACATTTAGCCTAGTGGACAATCGCATTTGCGTAGACTCCACCGCTTGCGACGAAAGTGTTTCCAGTGACTTCTTTGCCGAGGAGTTTTTTGATGTAAGCCCAACGTTGTTTGCCGAGGTATCGGGTGGCAGCGAAGAGAGCGACAAGTCACGGCTTATCGGCGCGGGCGAACGTCTCACCATTGAAGCGATATTGCGTTGGGCAAACCTGACACCGTCCTACACGCTCCGAATAGAGAATCTGGTTGGCGAGGTACCCGGATTGCAAGCTGTAGGCGAAGATCGGTGGGTGCTGAGTTTTCCGGCAGGCTTTACCTCTGCGACCATGATCATTGGCGAAACAGCGACCGGTTACGAGCAAACCGTTGCACTTAATCGACAAACTGATGGCGTTCTAGCTGTGAGCAGCGCAACACTCGCAGCACTGTAA
- a CDS encoding zinc transporter ZntB: protein MITEQTFSHALLLDGNGGARHLTSAEVDLWRQDQGILWLHMNFEEPAALAWLAEEAGISQLAYEGLVSENTRPRVISRGEKLLMTLRGVNTNPGEDPEDMVSIRVWTDGKRIITTYRRRLLSTIDIINSLEEGSGPTSAAEFLLELNERLVERMNDTVEQLEEKMLELEELVLSGDTDGVRRQLAGVRLQGVVLRRYFAPQREAMNRLVFDRMPWLDENIALILRDINDRLIRHIEDLDAIRERASVVQEELVNSMSDAMNQRTYVLTVAAAIFLPLGFFTGLMGINVGGMPGVEDPNAFWVVTGMSLITIIILAIVFRMKKWL from the coding sequence ATGATTACCGAACAAACCTTTTCTCATGCACTTTTGTTGGATGGCAATGGCGGTGCTCGCCATTTAACAAGCGCAGAAGTGGACTTGTGGCGCCAGGACCAGGGCATACTCTGGCTGCATATGAATTTTGAGGAACCGGCTGCTCTTGCCTGGCTGGCAGAGGAAGCGGGCATTTCCCAATTGGCGTATGAAGGCTTGGTAAGTGAAAACACACGACCGAGGGTGATCTCACGCGGTGAAAAATTGTTAATGACCCTGCGTGGCGTTAATACCAACCCGGGGGAAGATCCAGAGGACATGGTGTCCATTCGCGTTTGGACTGACGGGAAACGCATTATTACCACTTATCGACGCCGCCTGCTATCGACCATCGATATTATTAATAGCCTTGAAGAGGGTAGCGGGCCAACCTCGGCTGCGGAGTTTTTATTGGAGCTTAACGAGCGCCTGGTGGAGCGAATGAATGATACGGTGGAACAACTCGAGGAAAAAATGCTCGAGCTGGAGGAACTGGTGTTGTCTGGCGATACAGATGGCGTGCGTCGCCAGTTGGCGGGTGTGCGGTTACAAGGTGTGGTGTTGCGACGTTACTTCGCGCCTCAGCGGGAAGCAATGAATCGCCTGGTATTCGACCGTATGCCTTGGTTGGATGAAAACATTGCGCTCATTCTCCGCGATATTAACGACCGCCTTATTCGTCATATTGAAGACCTGGATGCAATACGCGAGCGCGCGAGTGTTGTACAGGAAGAGTTAGTTAACAGCATGTCTGATGCGATGAATCAGAGAACCTATGTGCTTACTGTTGCGGCTGCGATATTTTTACCTTTGGGCTTTTTTACCGGCCTAATGGGGATTAATGTCGGCGGTATGCCTGGCGTAGAAGATCCGAACGCGTTTTGGGTGGTGACCGGCATGAGTTTAATCACCATTATAATTTTAGCCATAGTCTTTCGTATGAAAAAATGGCTGTAA
- a CDS encoding tetratricopeptide repeat protein, whose protein sequence is MTTLLNMPLQASSRIVCAAMLLWSLICAGFCAVARAESSNATEPMQSIQRLIQDANSIKRTDATRAIKLAHTGLSQLEDSTESPEKLILFNILAIAYLQSGELASSEEYAQNALILSGKLQQDLAQAEALNTLGAMHWYQGDHDLAKSYFEQSLAVRMEIEDSAGLASVYNNLGILEEIQGRYHRAIDNYLLSIENAKRTTQKDLLARPLTNLGVVNQMLKNYNEALNYYQEALTLKLELNDFPGAALAYNNISEIYREREDLSAAEAALLAGLALLDNQQAPQQLALLSVNLAAVYVELNRPLEARSLFSRAEAINNTINNPRIRMHLAQGQARLFFANNHYPEALTYATQFHTLAAAEQDQQSLKKAYYLLYQIYQATQSSADALDALLAYSNLQEILYSQDNSRYVASLQAEFENERKERELAQLRENSALSALALKRQQLFNYGTILLAIIALLVLVLFFRARANRIQTSLLEQKVAQRTQEIQDNALTIKQLLAEKEDLLQHKNELFSVISHEFRTPLTLISGPIEFLFGNSRSQPVKDATRRIQANTHRLMRLVDQLLDLARIDQKIAPKPALVDASRYAQFLLSNMEPLFTQRQLVLTANIGKDCQIAVNPESLEKIMVNLVSNAIKYTTKGGEIKIELARQEDHVLFAVTDNGIGIAEADQARIFQRFTRLETDLSKSTPGTGIGLALVKELVEHAHGEIKLHSRLHEGSRFEVLFPIALNDRASNDINNVSLQQNTYPGQANPNTTSLVYATEIQCLSIDSDSRMPLYLRPDEDHYHAESQSKESPEHTILIVDDCAEMRDFIGLCLGPQFNCLYAEDGKDGVRLALQEIPDLIITDLMMPTTDGYQFAKILREESLTCHIPIVMLTAKGEAEARLTAWQTNIDEFIEKPFSTTELVLRCNNLLNIRQLLSSHLRDHLSKGSTEKGRSEIQINPSDKQFLQKLHGFLEHNYMENIRAREISSALCITEKQLQRKVKALTHETVPTFVRNYRLQRGAERLAAGENITRVALDVGFSSQNYFSTAFSARYGCSPTEYRKAQQAAV, encoded by the coding sequence ATGACGACGTTGCTAAACATGCCCCTGCAGGCAAGCTCGCGTATTGTTTGCGCTGCAATGCTGCTTTGGAGCCTTATCTGTGCCGGGTTTTGCGCTGTCGCGCGAGCCGAATCTTCAAACGCAACAGAGCCAATGCAGTCCATTCAAAGGCTTATACAGGATGCAAATTCCATTAAAAGAACAGATGCCACACGAGCAATAAAACTGGCACACACAGGCCTGTCGCAGCTTGAGGACTCGACAGAGTCGCCAGAAAAACTCATATTATTTAATATATTAGCAATTGCCTATTTACAAAGTGGTGAACTCGCAAGTAGCGAAGAATATGCGCAAAACGCGTTAATCTTGAGCGGAAAATTACAGCAGGATCTAGCGCAAGCAGAGGCGTTAAATACCCTGGGCGCAATGCATTGGTACCAGGGAGACCACGACCTAGCCAAGTCGTATTTTGAACAATCTCTTGCAGTACGTATGGAAATCGAAGATTCGGCAGGTCTCGCCAGCGTCTACAACAATCTCGGCATACTTGAGGAAATACAGGGTCGCTATCACCGCGCCATCGATAATTATTTACTCTCCATCGAAAACGCAAAACGCACAACTCAGAAAGACTTGCTTGCGCGTCCGCTAACGAATTTGGGCGTAGTCAATCAAATGCTTAAGAATTATAACGAGGCATTGAACTACTACCAGGAAGCGCTAACACTGAAACTGGAATTAAACGATTTTCCCGGCGCCGCGCTCGCTTATAACAACATCAGTGAAATTTACCGGGAGCGCGAAGACCTTTCCGCAGCAGAAGCAGCGCTGCTCGCTGGCCTGGCACTCCTTGATAACCAGCAGGCACCACAACAATTAGCGTTGCTTTCAGTTAACCTTGCGGCTGTTTATGTAGAATTGAATCGACCACTCGAAGCACGTTCGCTGTTTAGTCGAGCTGAAGCGATTAACAACACAATTAATAATCCACGAATAAGAATGCACCTCGCTCAAGGGCAAGCGCGCTTGTTCTTTGCAAACAACCATTACCCCGAGGCTCTAACGTACGCAACCCAGTTTCACACCCTTGCCGCTGCAGAGCAGGATCAACAATCCCTCAAAAAAGCGTACTATTTACTCTATCAAATTTATCAGGCTACCCAATCGAGCGCCGACGCACTCGATGCACTCCTGGCATACAGTAATCTGCAAGAAATACTTTATTCCCAAGATAACTCACGATACGTAGCCAGTTTACAAGCCGAATTCGAAAACGAACGCAAAGAAAGGGAACTCGCACAGTTGCGGGAAAATAGTGCACTGAGCGCATTAGCTCTAAAGCGCCAGCAACTGTTCAATTACGGTACGATACTGCTGGCAATTATTGCGCTCTTGGTACTTGTACTGTTCTTCCGTGCACGAGCTAATCGTATACAGACGTCATTGCTTGAACAAAAAGTTGCGCAACGCACGCAGGAAATTCAGGACAACGCGCTCACAATCAAGCAACTATTGGCCGAAAAAGAAGATCTTTTACAGCATAAAAATGAACTTTTCTCGGTTATTTCCCACGAATTTCGCACGCCGCTTACATTAATATCCGGCCCAATAGAGTTCCTGTTTGGCAATAGCCGTAGTCAACCGGTAAAGGACGCCACCCGCCGGATACAGGCCAATACTCATCGGCTCATGCGCCTGGTGGACCAACTGCTTGACCTCGCACGTATCGATCAAAAAATTGCCCCAAAACCCGCCCTGGTCGACGCCAGTCGTTACGCGCAATTTTTACTCTCAAATATGGAACCGCTATTCACCCAACGTCAACTGGTGCTCACCGCGAATATCGGCAAGGATTGTCAGATTGCCGTAAATCCGGAATCGTTGGAAAAAATCATGGTAAACCTGGTGTCAAATGCCATTAAGTACACAACCAAAGGTGGGGAAATAAAAATTGAACTGGCGCGGCAAGAAGATCACGTTTTATTTGCGGTAACTGATAATGGTATTGGTATTGCCGAAGCGGATCAGGCGCGAATTTTTCAACGCTTTACCCGATTGGAAACCGATCTCAGTAAATCTACGCCAGGCACCGGTATCGGGTTAGCTCTGGTTAAAGAGTTGGTCGAACACGCACATGGAGAAATTAAGCTACACAGCCGACTTCACGAAGGTAGCCGATTTGAAGTTCTCTTCCCCATCGCACTTAATGATAGAGCTTCAAACGATATCAATAATGTTAGTTTGCAACAGAATACTTACCCTGGCCAGGCTAACCCCAATACAACCTCGCTGGTATACGCTACAGAAATTCAATGTCTGAGCATCGATTCAGACTCTCGCATGCCGTTATATTTACGACCTGACGAAGATCACTACCACGCTGAAAGCCAATCAAAAGAAAGCCCTGAGCATACAATTCTGATTGTGGATGACTGTGCAGAAATGCGTGATTTTATTGGCCTGTGCCTGGGGCCACAGTTTAATTGTCTCTATGCTGAAGACGGCAAAGACGGGGTTCGACTCGCCTTACAGGAAATCCCAGACTTAATTATCACTGATCTGATGATGCCCACAACCGACGGTTATCAATTCGCCAAGATTCTGCGCGAAGAGTCCCTGACCTGCCATATTCCTATTGTTATGCTCACAGCCAAAGGCGAAGCTGAAGCGCGCCTGACAGCGTGGCAAACCAATATAGATGAATTTATCGAAAAACCTTTCTCTACTACCGAATTAGTTTTGCGTTGCAATAACCTGCTGAATATTCGCCAACTTTTAAGCAGTCATTTGCGAGATCATTTATCTAAGGGATCTACGGAAAAAGGCCGTAGCGAAATTCAAATTAATCCTTCAGATAAGCAATTCTTGCAAAAACTTCACGGCTTTCTTGAGCACAACTATATGGAAAACATTCGCGCACGGGAAATCAGTAGCGCGCTCTGCATCACTGAAAAGCAACTGCAGCGTAAAGTTAAAGCGCTCACTCACGAAACGGTACCAACTTTTGTTCGCAACTATCGGCTACAACGGGGAGCAGAACGTTTAGCCGCTGGCGAAAATATTACCCGTGTAGCACTAGATGTTGGTTTTTCTTCGCAGAATTATTTCAGTACCGCTTTCTCTGCCCGCTACGGATGCTCGCCAACGGAATACAGGAAAGCACAACAAGCCGCAGTTTAA